From the genome of Ectobacillus sp. JY-23, one region includes:
- a CDS encoding DUF3979 family protein — protein sequence MQEVLQTFFKANPTQDRNNYLRYSLVEEENGYVIVDYEVHGGNIIHLYYNDENELKIIWKRDEKTIVKVENIAIQKVVFLKENEESLAFVLERMPSRMIKLQLKPYFAIEMSLYWDMCEEC from the coding sequence GTGCAAGAGGTATTACAAACCTTTTTCAAGGCAAACCCCACACAGGACCGAAACAACTATTTACGCTACTCACTTGTTGAAGAGGAGAACGGATACGTAATTGTGGATTATGAAGTTCATGGTGGAAATATTATACACTTATATTATAATGATGAAAACGAACTTAAAATCATTTGGAAAAGAGACGAGAAAACAATTGTAAAAGTAGAGAATATTGCAATTCAAAAGGTAGTATTTTTAAAAGAGAATGAGGAATCCCTTGCATTTGTGCTTGAGAGAATGCCGAGTCGCATGATTAAACTACAATTAAAACCTTACTTTGCAATTGAAATGAGTTTATATTGGGATATGTGTGAAGAATGTTAA
- a CDS encoding GerAB/ArcD/ProY family transporter: protein MDKQRWKITGRIAATYIGTVVGAGFATGREIVEFFTMHGTYGTIGIFISGLLFVWLGTKMMLLATRIKAHSAQEFNIYLFGNIFGRLINVLLLMVLLGVTSVMLSGAGSVFKEQLQLPRSIGVIITVIACILVLTRGLQGIFEVNTLVVPIMMFFIITMYVITVAQTGPTLTVAIPAESWNIKWVTNPITYVAMNLALAQSVLVPLASEIKDEKVIKWGGIVGGAGLFGILLCSQLAILTVDQFYQYDIPMAEVVKRFNQTFHFFFVLVIFGEVFTTLIGNVYGMNRQLQSMTGWRNNGFIYIILLISYMISHVGYGQLLHMLYPLIGWVSLILLPLIAIKKHP, encoded by the coding sequence ATGGATAAGCAACGCTGGAAAATAACAGGAAGAATAGCAGCAACTTATATTGGAACTGTAGTCGGTGCCGGCTTTGCAACCGGACGTGAAATAGTTGAATTTTTTACAATGCATGGTACATATGGAACAATTGGTATTTTTATAAGCGGTTTACTCTTTGTTTGGCTCGGCACAAAGATGATGCTTCTTGCAACACGAATTAAGGCGCACTCCGCACAAGAATTTAATATATATTTGTTCGGCAATATATTCGGCAGACTTATTAATGTTCTGCTGTTAATGGTACTACTGGGTGTTACAAGTGTGATGTTATCGGGAGCAGGTTCTGTATTTAAAGAACAATTGCAATTGCCTCGTAGTATTGGGGTTATCATAACTGTTATTGCTTGTATCCTAGTGTTGACCCGCGGCTTACAAGGGATTTTTGAAGTAAATACACTCGTTGTTCCCATTATGATGTTCTTTATTATAACGATGTATGTTATAACCGTAGCTCAAACCGGACCAACTCTGACAGTGGCTATACCTGCGGAATCTTGGAATATAAAATGGGTGACCAATCCTATTACATATGTGGCCATGAATTTAGCATTGGCACAAAGTGTACTTGTCCCTTTAGCTAGCGAGATAAAAGATGAAAAGGTTATCAAATGGGGCGGTATAGTAGGAGGAGCTGGCTTATTCGGCATCTTACTATGCAGCCAACTCGCTATTTTAACAGTAGATCAATTTTATCAATATGACATCCCAATGGCTGAGGTTGTAAAAAGGTTTAATCAAACCTTTCATTTCTTTTTTGTTCTCGTCATATTCGGTGAAGTATTTACAACCTTAATTGGCAATGTGTATGGCATGAATCGACAGCTACAATCGATGACCGGTTGGCGAAATAACGGCTTTATATACATCATTCTCTTGATTAGCTATATGATTAGCCATGTCGGCTATGGACAATTACTTCACATGTTATATCCTCTTATCGGTTGGGTAAGTCTCATTTTACTTCCTTTAATCGCCATAAAAAAGCATCCGTAA
- a CDS encoding Dps family protein: protein MINVTNGNVVAVLNKQVANWNVLFVKLHNFHWYVQGPQFFTLHAKFEELYNEAATYVDELAERILALHGKPVATMKEYLDMSTVQESNSNESAEEMVQILVNDFSALIQELKQGMDVANEANDETTADMLLAIHTSLEKHVWMLNAFLK from the coding sequence ATGATAAATGTAACGAATGGTAATGTAGTAGCTGTATTAAATAAGCAAGTTGCAAATTGGAATGTTTTGTTTGTGAAGTTACATAATTTTCATTGGTATGTACAAGGGCCACAATTTTTTACACTTCATGCAAAATTTGAGGAACTATATAATGAAGCTGCGACATACGTAGATGAATTAGCAGAGCGTATTTTAGCATTGCATGGTAAACCAGTTGCCACAATGAAAGAGTATTTGGACATGTCTACAGTACAAGAAAGCAACAGCAACGAGAGTGCGGAAGAAATGGTCCAAATTTTAGTTAATGATTTTTCAGCACTTATCCAAGAGCTAAAGCAAGGGATGGATGTAGCTAACGAAGCCAATGATGAAACTACAGCTGACATGCTGCTTGCCATTCACACTTCTCTTGAAAAGCACGTTTGGATGCTAAATGCGTTCTTAAAGTGA
- a CDS encoding GTP-binding protein codes for MPVTILTGFLGSGKTTLLNRILSEQHGQKLAVIVNEIGKIGIDHKLIVNVDEEIMEMTNGCLCCTVREDLLISLKQLLQAKRNNEAQFEGLVIETTGLANPGPIIQTFFLDPVIQDAYEINGVITVVDAFHIEQHFTKGLEAKEQIAFADKILLNKTDLIVQDKQKELQALLQSINPTAEIIPAVTCETNIEALLRIQTFRMRDTLEIRSHHPGHLNDVMTCVLRETKPIDLHKFNEWMTAVVGELGEYLYRYKGILNVKQTNRRIVFQGVHTLFAASYDREWGEEKRVSEIVIIGKHLNREWFEEHFRNCTS; via the coding sequence ATACCTGTAACTATTTTGACGGGCTTTCTGGGATCAGGAAAGACAACGTTATTGAATCGTATTTTATCTGAACAGCATGGGCAAAAGCTTGCTGTCATCGTAAATGAAATTGGTAAGATTGGCATTGACCATAAATTAATTGTAAATGTCGATGAAGAAATTATGGAAATGACCAATGGCTGTTTATGCTGTACGGTAAGAGAAGACTTATTAATTTCCTTAAAACAGCTATTGCAGGCTAAGAGAAATAACGAAGCACAATTCGAAGGACTAGTCATTGAGACTACCGGTCTGGCGAATCCTGGTCCCATTATCCAAACCTTTTTTCTTGATCCGGTAATTCAAGATGCATATGAAATAAACGGTGTCATTACTGTTGTGGATGCTTTTCATATCGAACAACACTTTACAAAAGGCTTAGAAGCAAAAGAACAAATTGCATTTGCTGATAAGATTTTGCTCAATAAAACGGACCTTATTGTGCAGGACAAACAGAAGGAATTACAAGCATTGCTGCAAAGCATAAATCCTACTGCAGAGATTATTCCGGCGGTAACATGTGAAACAAATATAGAAGCATTATTGCGTATTCAAACATTTCGCATGCGTGACACATTAGAGATTCGTTCTCATCATCCCGGGCATCTGAACGATGTAATGACATGTGTACTTAGAGAAACAAAGCCAATTGACCTTCATAAATTTAATGAATGGATGACAGCTGTTGTTGGAGAACTTGGAGAATATTTATACCGTTATAAAGGTATATTGAATGTGAAACAAACAAATCGACGCATCGTCTTTCAAGGTGTTCATACGCTGTTTGCCGCTTCTTATGATAGAGAGTGGGGGGAGGAAAAGCGTGTGAGTGAAATTGTCATTATCGGTAAACATTTGAATAGAGAATGGTTTGAAGAACATTTTCGAAATTGTACGTCATAA
- a CDS encoding metal ABC transporter substrate-binding protein — protein MALSALSACGNNDSAKKEADDKLEVYTTIFPLQDFTKKIGGEHVNVTSIYPAGADAHTYEPSQKQIVKLANSDLFVYNGVDLEPFVEDIEKSLEKEDVKMIDSSKDVALIKFADEHENQANHEGHNHENEDAHNENEHHHDYDPHIWLDPKNALKQAENIKNALVALQPSHKQDFEKNFNDLKTQLLDLEAQLKETVNNSKTKEVLVSHAAYGYWEYNYGLKQIPVAGLSSSDEPSQKQLAAVAETAKEHNLSYILFETFATPKVAEVIQKETGAKILRLHHLSTVSEEELKDKKDYVTLMKENIKVLDTAMN, from the coding sequence CTGGCTCTTTCGGCACTGTCAGCTTGTGGCAACAATGACTCTGCTAAAAAAGAAGCAGATGATAAGTTAGAAGTATATACAACCATTTTCCCGCTTCAAGATTTCACAAAGAAAATTGGTGGTGAACATGTTAATGTAACATCTATTTACCCTGCCGGAGCTGATGCTCATACGTATGAACCTTCTCAAAAACAAATTGTGAAATTGGCGAATTCCGATTTATTTGTATACAATGGTGTTGATTTAGAGCCTTTTGTAGAAGATATTGAAAAATCCTTAGAAAAAGAAGACGTAAAGATGATTGACTCTTCAAAAGATGTTGCTCTAATTAAGTTTGCAGATGAACATGAAAACCAGGCTAACCATGAAGGGCATAATCATGAAAACGAAGATGCTCACAATGAGAATGAGCACCATCACGATTATGACCCTCATATTTGGCTAGATCCCAAAAATGCGTTGAAGCAAGCTGAAAATATTAAAAATGCGCTTGTTGCATTACAGCCAAGCCATAAACAGGACTTTGAAAAAAACTTTAACGATCTAAAAACACAATTACTCGATTTAGAAGCACAACTAAAAGAGACAGTTAATAATTCTAAAACAAAAGAAGTCCTTGTTTCACATGCAGCATACGGATATTGGGAGTATAATTATGGCTTAAAACAAATTCCAGTTGCAGGTTTGTCCTCATCCGATGAACCATCACAAAAACAACTAGCAGCTGTTGCAGAAACAGCTAAAGAACATAACTTATCCTATATTTTATTTGAAACCTTTGCCACACCTAAAGTTGCTGAAGTCATTCAAAAAGAGACAGGTGCAAAAATTCTTCGTTTGCATCATTTATCAACGGTTTCAGAAGAAGAGCTAAAAGATAAAAAAGACTATGTCACTCTAATGAAAGAAAATATAAAAGTATTAGACACTGCTATGAACTAA
- a CDS encoding GTP-binding protein, with amino-acid sequence MMKIPVTVLSGYLGAGKTTLLNHILTNRQGLKVAVIVNDMSEVNVDAALVKQGGFSRTEEKLVEMQNGCICCTLREDLILEVERLVDAGDIDYIVIESSGISEPIPVAQTFTYIDEELGIDLSKKCRLDTMVTVVDANRFWDDYASGESLLDRQQGTDANDTREVIDLLIDQIEFADVILLNKIDLLNKEDANELYNLLHKLNPEANIICTSYSKVSLHEVLNTNLFDFDKASQAAGWIKELNEEHVPETEEYGISSFVYRKKRPFHPARFMNFLENWPLDVVRAKGFFWVATRNDMTGLISQAGSSITIQGAGEWVATYSLEEQKQTLADDPDMLKRWDDVYGDRMTELVLIGIDMNKQEIQDALDACVLTDEEMKMNWNSFTDPLPEFVYEG; translated from the coding sequence ATAATGAAAATACCTGTAACTGTCTTAAGCGGCTATCTAGGTGCTGGCAAAACCACATTATTGAATCACATTCTCACAAACCGTCAAGGGTTAAAAGTTGCTGTAATTGTGAATGATATGAGCGAAGTAAATGTGGACGCAGCATTAGTAAAACAAGGTGGCTTTTCTCGCACAGAAGAAAAGCTAGTTGAGATGCAAAATGGCTGTATTTGCTGCACACTTCGTGAAGATTTAATACTCGAAGTAGAACGCCTTGTTGATGCCGGTGATATTGATTATATCGTTATTGAATCATCGGGTATTAGTGAACCAATTCCTGTTGCACAAACATTTACTTACATTGATGAAGAGCTCGGTATTGATCTTTCAAAGAAATGTCGCCTTGATACGATGGTAACTGTGGTAGATGCAAATCGTTTTTGGGACGACTACGCATCAGGAGAAAGCTTACTGGACCGCCAACAAGGTACAGATGCAAATGATACTCGTGAAGTGATTGACCTGCTCATTGATCAAATTGAATTTGCAGACGTTATTTTATTAAATAAAATTGATTTATTAAATAAAGAAGATGCTAATGAACTGTACAACCTGCTTCATAAGCTAAATCCGGAAGCGAATATTATTTGTACCTCTTATTCTAAAGTTTCTTTGCACGAAGTATTGAACACAAATCTCTTTGATTTTGACAAAGCTAGTCAAGCTGCCGGATGGATTAAAGAGTTAAATGAAGAACATGTTCCGGAAACAGAGGAATACGGGATTTCATCTTTCGTATATAGAAAGAAGCGACCGTTTCATCCTGCTCGCTTCATGAATTTCTTGGAAAATTGGCCGCTTGATGTTGTACGTGCAAAAGGCTTTTTCTGGGTTGCGACTCGCAATGATATGACAGGACTAATCTCACAAGCCGGTTCTTCCATTACAATTCAGGGTGCTGGAGAGTGGGTTGCCACTTATTCACTGGAAGAGCAAAAACAAACGCTCGCAGATGATCCGGATATGTTAAAGCGTTGGGATGACGTATACGGTGACCGCATGACAGAACTTGTGTTAATTGGCATTGATATGAACAAACAGGAAATTCAAGATGCTTTAGATGCATGTGTGCTGACGGATGAAGAAATGAAGATGAATTGGAACTCTTTCACAGATCCGCTCCCTGAGTTTGTGTACGAGGGATAA
- a CDS encoding permease translates to MTSSIKDWLAALLFLSLLFLFLGVDFTALASLHMSIAPDWRNMIVMFLSVFLEAMPFVIVGVFASACIQTFISEAQIKRLIPKFPVVGILPAACIGLIFPMCECVIIPVVRRLIQKGLPVHLGIVMIVSVPILNPIVFASTYYAFRSTPQMAYDRMVVAGISAILIGVAMYILYTERKDVLQPYEEQVEVTHVHGRFFTTMHHAADEFFEAGKYVVIGAFVASIFQTFLSRDVLTSFAANEFVSPFIMMVFAYILSLCSEADAFIAASLQHAFPAKPLLAFLVFGPMLDFKNTLMLFAYFKKKFAFVLIGVISIIVYLVSILYR, encoded by the coding sequence ATGACGTCGAGCATAAAGGACTGGCTTGCCGCTCTTTTATTTTTAAGTCTATTATTTTTATTTTTAGGAGTAGACTTTACAGCGCTTGCATCATTGCATATGAGTATTGCACCGGATTGGCGCAATATGATTGTCATGTTTTTAAGTGTGTTTTTAGAGGCGATGCCATTTGTAATAGTTGGTGTATTTGCCTCGGCGTGTATTCAAACTTTTATTTCAGAAGCACAAATTAAGAGACTGATACCTAAGTTTCCTGTTGTAGGAATCCTACCAGCAGCATGTATCGGCCTTATTTTTCCTATGTGCGAATGCGTGATTATTCCTGTTGTTCGTCGTTTAATACAAAAAGGCTTGCCGGTTCATTTAGGGATTGTAATGATTGTGAGTGTTCCCATCCTAAATCCCATCGTATTTGCATCTACCTATTATGCATTTCGCTCTACACCGCAAATGGCATATGATCGAATGGTGGTGGCAGGGATATCAGCCATATTGATTGGTGTTGCAATGTATATCTTATATACAGAAAGAAAAGATGTATTGCAACCTTACGAAGAGCAAGTAGAAGTAACACATGTGCATGGAAGGTTTTTTACAACTATGCATCATGCTGCTGACGAGTTTTTTGAAGCGGGAAAATATGTAGTAATTGGAGCATTTGTTGCTAGTATATTTCAAACTTTTTTATCTAGAGATGTATTAACAAGCTTTGCTGCAAATGAGTTTGTTTCACCATTTATTATGATGGTATTTGCATATATTCTCTCTCTATGCTCTGAAGCCGATGCTTTTATTGCTGCATCTTTGCAGCATGCATTTCCAGCAAAGCCGTTGCTCGCTTTTCTTGTATTTGGCCCAATGCTTGACTTTAAAAATACACTCATGCTATTTGCTTATTTTAAAAAGAAATTTGCATTTGTTTTAATAGGGGTTATTAGTATAATAGTTTACCTTGTTTCTATTTTGTATAGATGA
- a CDS encoding TIGR03943 family protein — protein sequence MQDRMRFHMLIRGVIFLGFAMALFKLLLTGDIINFIAPKMFPFIWLMCGASLLLGCIQLFRSDGAVCLCERHTLPKTTMASLSLYTLFLSPIVLVFVFSTVGLDGRVAAKRGVNLTGEQMIIQDIEEEPFLQISTPPEGYYENLEKKLKQAAMIDVTDDEYISIMDVIGQDVEGFSGKKIRLIGFVHREDELDRNTIIIARHGITCCAADSSVLGMLAVGETSQLSEGQWIQVEGVLSATTYIDTLLPIVNLQSIQTIDAPREQYVYQKF from the coding sequence ATGCAAGACCGCATGCGATTTCATATGTTAATTCGAGGTGTCATTTTTCTAGGGTTTGCTATGGCTTTATTTAAGCTGTTGTTAACAGGAGATATTATAAATTTTATTGCCCCTAAAATGTTTCCATTCATTTGGTTGATGTGTGGTGCCTCACTGTTGCTTGGCTGCATACAATTGTTTCGAAGCGATGGAGCGGTTTGTTTATGCGAGCGCCACACATTACCGAAAACGACGATGGCATCCCTTTCCTTGTACACACTGTTTTTATCACCTATTGTTTTAGTTTTTGTTTTTTCAACAGTTGGGTTAGATGGAAGGGTTGCTGCTAAACGGGGGGTTAACTTAACAGGGGAACAAATGATTATACAAGACATAGAAGAAGAGCCGTTTTTGCAAATATCGACTCCGCCGGAAGGTTATTATGAAAACCTTGAAAAAAAGCTAAAGCAAGCAGCAATGATTGACGTAACCGATGATGAATATATTTCTATTATGGATGTGATTGGGCAAGATGTAGAAGGCTTTTCTGGTAAGAAAATACGCTTGATCGGATTTGTACATCGAGAGGATGAGCTGGACCGGAATACGATTATTATTGCAAGGCATGGGATTACATGTTGTGCTGCAGATTCATCCGTTTTAGGCATGTTAGCCGTTGGCGAAACATCACAGCTATCAGAAGGACAATGGATTCAAGTAGAAGGGGTACTTTCAGCTACTACGTATATTGATACATTGCTACCTATTGTAAATTTGCAATCTATTCAAACGATAGATGCACCGAGAGAGCAGTATGTGTACCAAAAGTTTTAA
- a CDS encoding HD domain-containing protein — MERCTLDRWMKAVEMATVAHMEQARKGNGVPYITHPYTVALLLTHAGCREEVIIAGLLHDTIEDTTIRYEDIRKEFGDVVAELVLECTELDRTKSWEERKQQTIEKLSRISMDACMIACADKLHNIRGTAQEFSICGEEIWKRFNRGKDKQQWYYTSVVGALGKRIPNTEIYQLLKAEVERLFNIKI, encoded by the coding sequence ATGGAGCGATGTACATTAGACAGGTGGATGAAGGCTGTAGAAATGGCCACAGTTGCACATATGGAGCAAGCGAGAAAAGGAAATGGTGTACCCTATATTACGCATCCGTATACAGTAGCACTTTTATTAACACACGCAGGCTGTCGGGAAGAGGTTATAATTGCAGGACTGCTTCATGATACAATTGAAGACACCACTATTCGTTACGAAGATATTCGCAAAGAATTTGGCGATGTGGTTGCAGAACTTGTACTGGAGTGCACAGAGTTAGATCGAACTAAGAGTTGGGAAGAACGTAAACAACAGACAATTGAAAAGTTGAGCCGTATCTCTATGGACGCTTGTATGATTGCATGTGCTGATAAGTTGCATAATATTCGGGGCACAGCACAAGAGTTTTCTATATGTGGTGAGGAGATATGGAAACGCTTTAACCGAGGTAAGGATAAGCAGCAATGGTACTATACATCGGTTGTGGGAGCACTTGGCAAACGTATCCCCAATACTGAGATATATCAATTGTTAAAAGCGGAAGTAGAAAGGTTATTTAACATAAAAATCTAA
- the namA gene encoding NADPH dehydrogenase NamA, whose product MDSLLFSPYMLREVVLKNRIVMSPMCMYSADNQGMVNAFHQVHYASRAAGQVGLVMLEATAVTPEGRISNNDLGIWDDSHIEGLQTLTRLIGEYGAKSAIQLAHAGRKAAVDTPAVAPSAIPYDGMKTPLALSTHEIKDIVAAFRAAAVRARQAAFDIIEIHGAHGYLINEFLSPLSNLRTDEYGGSAENRYRFLREIITAIQGVWAGPIMVRISATDYHPDGLTPDDYVQFAKWMKEQGVDVIDCSSGALVPAQIDVYPGYQVPFSNQIKHEAQIATGAVGLITSGLQAEEILRNEQADLIFIGRELLRNPYFPRTAANELGFELSEPKQYERAPGTIKRR is encoded by the coding sequence ATGGATTCATTATTGTTTTCTCCCTATATGCTAAGGGAGGTTGTGTTAAAAAACCGGATTGTCATGTCACCAATGTGCATGTACTCAGCTGACAATCAAGGTATGGTCAATGCCTTTCATCAAGTTCATTATGCGTCTCGTGCAGCAGGACAAGTCGGTCTTGTGATGCTAGAAGCTACGGCTGTTACACCAGAGGGGCGTATTTCCAATAACGATTTAGGAATCTGGGATGATTCTCATATTGAAGGGTTACAGACTCTGACTCGTTTGATTGGAGAATATGGTGCCAAATCAGCTATTCAACTTGCGCATGCCGGGCGGAAAGCAGCAGTAGACACACCTGCGGTTGCACCTTCTGCTATTCCATACGATGGTATGAAAACACCTCTTGCCCTTTCGACACATGAAATTAAAGATATTGTTGCTGCGTTTCGGGCTGCTGCTGTGAGAGCACGTCAGGCTGCTTTTGATATCATCGAAATTCACGGTGCTCACGGCTACTTGATTAATGAATTTTTATCTCCCCTTTCTAACCTGAGAACAGATGAGTATGGCGGGAGTGCAGAAAATCGTTACCGCTTTTTGCGTGAAATTATTACAGCCATTCAAGGGGTTTGGGCTGGACCTATTATGGTTCGCATTTCTGCCACTGACTATCATCCTGACGGTCTTACACCAGATGATTATGTTCAATTCGCAAAATGGATGAAAGAACAAGGCGTAGATGTAATAGATTGTAGTTCAGGCGCTTTAGTGCCTGCCCAAATCGACGTGTATCCTGGCTACCAAGTTCCGTTCTCTAATCAAATTAAGCATGAAGCACAAATCGCTACTGGAGCAGTAGGGCTCATCACTAGTGGTTTGCAGGCGGAAGAAATTTTGCGAAACGAGCAAGCAGATTTAATCTTCATCGGCCGTGAATTGTTGCGTAACCCATATTTTCCACGCACAGCCGCAAACGAATTAGGGTTTGAATTGAGCGAGCCAAAACAATATGAACGTGCACCTGGTACAATTAAGCGCAGATAA
- a CDS encoding peptide ABC transporter substrate-binding protein, translating into MKKKATVLTAAVLSTSMFLTACSGNEKTSTTEKKKEENGSGAALAAKQVLNVTETAEIPSMDTSKSTDNVSFKVFVNAMEGLYRLDKDNKPTPGMAKSVDVSADKKTYTFHLRDAKWSNGEPVKAQDFVFAWRRAVDPATASEYAFILFDIKNAEKVNKKELPLDQLGVTAKDDKTLVVELSNPVPYFLELTTFPTYFPQNEQFVKAQGDKYALESNTTLYNGPFVMSEWKHEQGWKLKKNPNYWDKDTVKLEEINTSVVKETSTAVNLYESGDIDRVFLTAEFVDKYKGNPDFKTRLDSRLFFIRFNQKDPIFQNKKVREAFDLAYDKKGIANVLLNDGSVPAYSLVPTKFVKGPDGKDFRDANKNFRDGKDNAAQAKKLWEEAKKELGQDKLTIEMLNYDNDTSKKVGEYIKAQLEQNLPGLTVTIKQQPFKQKLELEKKQEYAFSFSGWGPDYPDPMTFIDMFVTDGAFNEMSYSNPKYDELVKQAKGELLTDVSKRWKAMQDAEKILMEDVAISPTYQRGFAYMQKEKVQNVYDHNFGGDYSYKWAYIKK; encoded by the coding sequence ATGAAGAAGAAAGCAACCGTATTAACAGCTGCAGTCCTATCCACAAGCATGTTTTTAACTGCATGCAGCGGAAATGAAAAAACATCAACAACAGAGAAGAAGAAGGAAGAAAATGGTTCTGGGGCAGCTCTTGCTGCTAAACAAGTACTGAATGTGACCGAAACAGCGGAAATTCCATCTATGGACACATCAAAATCTACGGATAATGTATCTTTTAAAGTATTTGTTAATGCGATGGAAGGGTTATATCGTCTTGACAAAGATAATAAACCGACGCCTGGTATGGCTAAAAGTGTAGATGTTAGTGCAGATAAAAAGACATATACATTCCACCTGCGTGATGCAAAATGGTCAAATGGTGAACCTGTAAAAGCACAAGACTTTGTGTTCGCATGGAGACGCGCCGTAGATCCTGCAACGGCATCTGAGTATGCGTTCATTTTATTTGATATTAAAAATGCAGAAAAAGTAAACAAGAAAGAGTTACCGCTTGATCAATTAGGTGTGACAGCGAAAGACGATAAAACGCTTGTTGTAGAGCTTAGCAATCCAGTTCCATATTTCTTAGAATTAACAACATTCCCTACATACTTCCCGCAAAATGAACAGTTCGTAAAAGCGCAAGGTGACAAGTACGCTTTAGAATCAAATACGACGCTTTACAACGGACCGTTCGTCATGAGTGAATGGAAGCATGAGCAAGGTTGGAAGTTAAAGAAAAATCCTAATTATTGGGATAAAGATACTGTAAAACTAGAAGAAATTAACACGTCTGTAGTAAAAGAAACGTCTACAGCGGTAAACTTATATGAAAGTGGCGACATTGACCGTGTATTCCTGACAGCGGAATTCGTTGACAAATATAAGGGCAACCCGGATTTCAAAACGCGTCTTGATTCTCGTTTGTTCTTCATCCGCTTTAACCAAAAAGATCCTATCTTTCAAAACAAAAAAGTACGTGAAGCATTTGACTTGGCATACGATAAAAAAGGTATTGCTAATGTATTGCTAAATGACGGGTCGGTACCAGCGTATTCACTTGTACCTACGAAATTTGTAAAAGGTCCTGACGGTAAAGATTTCCGTGATGCGAACAAAAACTTCCGTGATGGCAAAGACAATGCTGCACAGGCGAAAAAGCTTTGGGAAGAAGCCAAGAAGGAACTAGGACAAGATAAACTTACGATTGAAATGTTAAACTATGACAATGATACATCCAAAAAAGTCGGGGAGTATATTAAAGCTCAGCTTGAACAAAATCTTCCCGGATTGACAGTAACAATTAAACAACAACCGTTCAAACAAAAACTTGAGTTAGAGAAGAAGCAAGAATATGCGTTCTCCTTCTCTGGATGGGGTCCAGATTATCCAGATCCAATGACGTTTATTGATATGTTCGTTACAGACGGTGCGTTCAATGAAATGTCATATTCAAATCCAAAGTATGATGAGCTTGTAAAACAAGCAAAAGGCGAATTATTAACGGATGTTTCAAAACGTTGGAAGGCTATGCAAGATGCTGAAAAAATCTTGATGGAAGACGTTGCGATTTCTCCTACATATCAGCGTGGATTTGCTTATATGCAAAAAGAGAAAGTGCAAAATGTGTATGACCATAACTTTGGCGGCGACTACAGCTATAAATGGGCCTACATTAAAAAATAA